In Bosea sp. PAMC 26642, the DNA window GCCGATCCACCAGGCCGAGCCCATCGTGTAGGGCCGCATGCCGTGGCGCATGCCGAACTGGAAGATGCGCGCAAACGCGGATTGGCTCGGCATCCCCACGACGAGGCTCTGCAGGATGCCGAGCTTCGGATGCGCCTGCATCATCCGGGTCAACTTCACGATCGCCTCGCCCGACATCACGCTGTCGGCGTCGAGCGGCAACATGACCTCGTAACGCTCGCCCCAGCGCTCGCAGAACTCGCGGACATTGCCGGCCTTGAAGCCGGCATTGTCGGTGCGGCGGCGATAGGTGACGCGCGCGCCCTCCCCGATCTCGCGTGCCCACTCCGCCGCCAACAGTTCTTCCGAGGCCGCGACCACCGGATCGTTGCTGTCGGAGAGGATGAAATAGTCGAACCAGGCGCCCTCGCCCGTCGCGTCGAGACTGTCCTTGACGACGCGCAGCCGCGCGAAGGCGCGCGCCGGATCCTCGTTGCGAAGCGTCATCAGGACCGCGGTGCGGATCGCGATCGGTGTCGCGACCTCGCCATCGGCCATGAAGGGCGCAACCTGCTCGATGCCGTCATCCGCACCATGCAGCAGCCAGAGCCCGATCACGGCGTTCCAGAAACCCAGCACGGTCCAGGGCGCGCCGAACAGGAAAGCGACGAAGATCACGACATCGGTTACGGTCCAGCCGCCCGCACCCAGAACCTGCGCCAGCCCCAGCAGCAGCGCGCCCAGCGTCAGGAGGTTGAGCGCCAGCACGAGCCAGCGCCGCGCGCTCAGCATCGCGGTCGTCTGCACGCCGGCCGGTGTCAGATCGCGCGATACCGTAGCCTCTTGCGCCGGTAGCGGGAACGTGGTCGGAGCGGTGCGCTCGTTCATGGCTGTCTCGGTCATGCGATCGGGCGCGGCGGGATGGTCGAGGACGGGAAACGACTCGGGATGGCGCGGGAGGTAAAGCCGGCAATGATCCAGGGAGCAAGTCTCAAGGCGACCGCGCTCTGGTATGTCGGCCAGGGTGAATGCGCGCTGAACGCTCTCGAATTGCCGCAGGCGGGCCCGGACGACTGCCTGGTCGAGACGCTTTGGAGCGGCATCAGCCGCGGCACCGAGCGCCTCGTCTTCGAGGGCCGCGTTCCCGAAAGCGAATATGAGCGTATGCGGGCCCCCTTTCAGGACGGCGCGTTCCCCTTTCCGGTGAAGTACGGCTACTGCGCGGTCGGGCGCGTGGATGCGGGACCGACCGATATAATAGGCAAGACCGTCTTCTGCCTCCACCCACATCAGGACCGTTTCGTCGTACCCCGCGACCGCCTGACGATCGTGCCCGAAGCCGTACCGGCACGCCGGGCCGTGCTGGCGGCGAACATGGAGACCGCGCTGAACGCCCACTGGGACGCAGGCTCCGGTCCGGGAGACCGCATCATCGTGGTCGGCGGCGGCGTGCTCGGCCTGCTCGTTGCCTGGCTGGCGGCGAGATTGCCGGGCGCGGAGGTGACACTGGTCGATATCGATCCGGCCCGGGCCGAACTCGCGAAAAATCTCGGCTTCGCCTTCGCCTTGCCTGCCGACGCGCCCGGCGATGCCGACATCGTCTTCCACACTAGCGCCTCGGCCGCCGGCCTCGCCACCGCGATCGCGGCCGCCGGCTTCGAGGCCCGCATCGTCGAATTGAGCTGGTATGGCGAAGGCACGGTCCAGGCTCCGCTCGGCGGCGCCTTCCATGCGAAAAGGTTGCAGCTTATCTCCTCGCAGGTCGGCCAGATCGCACCCTCCCGCCGATCGCGCTGGGGTTATGCCCGCCGCAGCCAGGTCGCTATGGCGCTCCTTGCCGACGACCGGCTCGACGCGCTGATCACCGAGGAGGTTGCCTTCGCAGAGGCCCCAGCGCACATGCCGGCGCTGTTCGCGCCGGGTGCTGCTGGCCTTACGGCTGTCTTGCGCTATTGAGGATGGCCATGAACGCCCCCCGCTCACATCCGCGCCCCGCTCTCGTGCCGGAACTCAACATCACCTCGCTTCCGGAAAGCCTCGTCTTCTGGCGCGACCTCCTCGGCTTCCGTGTCCTCTACGATCGGCCCGAACAGGGCTTCGCAGCCATCGAGCGAGACGGCGTCGAATTCATGCTGGAGGAATACGATACCGGCCCGGACGAACGGCTCGGCATCTGGACGACCGGCGCACGCGAGAGGCCATATGGCCGCGGCATCAACTTCGAGATCACCGTCGCTGATCTCGATATCCTGCTGACATCGTTAGGCACGGCAGGCTGGCCTATCTTCTTCGGACCCGAGGAACGCTGG includes these proteins:
- a CDS encoding zinc-dependent alcohol dehydrogenase; amino-acid sequence: MIQGASLKATALWYVGQGECALNALELPQAGPDDCLVETLWSGISRGTERLVFEGRVPESEYERMRAPFQDGAFPFPVKYGYCAVGRVDAGPTDIIGKTVFCLHPHQDRFVVPRDRLTIVPEAVPARRAVLAANMETALNAHWDAGSGPGDRIIVVGGGVLGLLVAWLAARLPGAEVTLVDIDPARAELAKNLGFAFALPADAPGDADIVFHTSASAAGLATAIAAAGFEARIVELSWYGEGTVQAPLGGAFHAKRLQLISSQVGQIAPSRRSRWGYARRSQVAMALLADDRLDALITEEVAFAEAPAHMPALFAPGAAGLTAVLRY
- a CDS encoding bleomycin resistance protein, with product MNAPRSHPRPALVPELNITSLPESLVFWRDLLGFRVLYDRPEQGFAAIERDGVEFMLEEYDTGPDERLGIWTTGARERPYGRGINFEITVADLDILLTSLGTAGWPIFFGPEERWYRVDSYETGVRQFLVQDPDGYLLRLSQSLGQRPLSSS